A portion of the Microbacterium hominis genome contains these proteins:
- a CDS encoding DUF2809 domain-containing protein translates to MQEPEPAGIPSAQRCIVAAILLGGCIATGLAVHTLLPDTAATDIAGDALYALAALALVAAIAPRLAPVLAGAIALAWCAGVELFQLTGIPLALGAVFPPAMLVLGTVFDPRDLLVYAVMVAVATGGWVTAAAVTQRQEPRRP, encoded by the coding sequence ATGCAGGAGCCTGAGCCCGCCGGCATCCCGTCCGCGCAGCGATGTATCGTCGCGGCGATCCTGCTGGGCGGCTGCATCGCCACCGGGCTCGCGGTGCACACGCTGCTGCCCGACACCGCGGCCACCGACATCGCCGGCGACGCACTGTATGCGCTCGCCGCGCTCGCGCTCGTGGCGGCGATCGCGCCACGGCTGGCGCCCGTGCTCGCGGGCGCGATCGCCCTCGCGTGGTGCGCGGGGGTGGAGCTGTTCCAGCTCACCGGCATCCCGCTCGCGCTCGGCGCGGTGTTCCCGCCCGCGATGCTGGTGCTCGGCACCGTCTTCGACCCGCGCGACCTCCTCGTCTACGCGGTGATGGTGGCGGTGGCGACCGGCGGCTGGGTCACCGCGGCCGCGGTGACCCAGCGACAGGAGCCGCGACGTCCCTGA